From the genome of Candidatus Binatus sp.:
GCGTCGCGCGCTCACGGCCCATCGCCCGATCGAGCAAGTCGCGATACGACTCTGCGATCGCGCCGAGCTCGCGAATCCGCCCGTGGCGCGCGACCACCAGCGCAAACGAGCGCAGCGGAAAGCTGAGATCGAGGCGCTCGGCAATTTTCGCCATCGCCTCCTGCCGCGATTGCTCGGCAAGCTCGGGCGACGCCAGGCGCTCGAGGAGCTCGGGCGAATCGACCATCGCGGCCAACCGCTCGAGTTCGACGCCCCACTTTTCCTCGTTGCCCTTGTCCGCCAGATCCAGCAGCGCGCGCGCGTAGCGCTTGGCGACTCGCGAACCTTTCATTGCCTGTCCCCCGGGGCAAGCTGGTCCATGAAGCCGTCGATGAGCCGGCCCTGGTCGGTGGGTTGAAAATTGCGCCCGATCAGATCGCGCGCCAGCGTCGCGGCGGATTCGGCA
Proteins encoded in this window:
- the atpH gene encoding ATP synthase F1 subunit delta, with amino-acid sequence MKGSRVAKRYARALLDLADKGNEEKWGVELERLAAMVDSPELLERLASPELAEQSRQEAMAKIAERLDLSFPLRSFALVVARHGRIRELGAIAESYRDLLDRAMGRERATLTFAIQPSDGEVARVVGGLEKIAALKIIPTVKIDPALLGGVTAELGGKIYDGSLATRLAEAKRRLAG